DNA from Gramella sp. MAR_2010_147:
TTTTAGCGATAATACTTATGGAATTGAAAGTGCTTCACTGAAATTCTTTAATAAGCATACTTCTGAATTGAATATGGAAGAGGCTGCTGTTTTGGTTGGAATGCTAAAGGCAAGTCATTATTATAATCCAAGAATTTTCCCTGAACGCAGTCGTTTGCGAAGAGATGTTGTTCTCATGCAAATGGCTAAATATAACTATCTAAGTGAAACGGAAGCTGAAGAAGCTAAGATGAGACCGCTTATCCTGGATTATAAAAGTTATAGCAATAACAAAGGAGTTGCGCCATATTTTAGAGAACAGGTTAGAAAAGATGTGAGTAAAATACTAGATACTCTTAAGAATACAGATGGCCAGAAATATAATATCTATCGGGATGGTCTTATAGTTCATACCACGCTTAACTACGAAATGCAATTACTGGCTGAAGAAGCTATGATAGAGCATATGTCTGAATTGCAAGTGGAACATGAAAATTCTTATGGAAATTATGCTCCCTGGATACGCAACAAAGATATTTTAAATGCTGCCATTAAGAGATCTGAAAGATATCAGGATCTTCAAAAAGAAGGGTTTGATGAAAGCGAAATTTTAAAAAAAATGGAGCAAAAGCATCCTACAGAACTTTTTGAATATACAGGGATGGAAACCAGAAATGTAAGTTCTATAGATAGTATTTCCCATTATCTAAAATTCCTTAATTCCGGTTTATTAGCCGTAAGCCCTGAAAATGGTGCAGTACAGGCCTGGGTTGGTGGTGTGGATTTTAGATTTTTTAAATACGATCATGTGGCACAAAGTAAAAGACAGGTTGGTTCTACGTTTAAACCTTTTGTATATACTGCTGCCCTTGAAAATGGAATGGATCCCTGCTCCTATTTCTCTGTTAGGGAAGTAACCTACGAAGATGGATGGACACCTTCAAACTCATCTTCAGAAGGTGATGATCCTAATATGAATTATAACCTTAAAACTGCTTTAAGCAGATCTATGAACACCATTGCGGTAAAAGTACTTATGGAAACTGGAATTGGGAATGTTATCAGTCAGGCCCGTAGCATGGGGATCGAATCTGATCTCCCTCAAGTACCCTCTATTGCCTTAGGTACGGCTTCACTCAATCTAGGGGAACTTACATCAGCCTATACCAGTTTTGTTAATAACGGTCATTATTCAAAACCATATTATATCACTAAAATTGAAGATGGGAAAGGTAATTTGCTCGCCGAATTCAAACCTGAAGTTTCCAAAACCAGAGCGTTTTCTGAAGATACCAGAAAAATTATGCTAAATATGATGCAGGCTACGGTAAATGAAGGAACAGCAACAAGACTACGATATAAATATGGTCTTCAAAATGATATTGCAGGTAAAACCGGAACAACACAGGACAATAAAGATGGTTGGTTTGTAGGTATTACACCCCAACTTGTTTGTGTGACCTGGGTGGGTGCAGACGATCATAGAATTGGATTCAGAAATACAGCTATTGGCCAGGGTGCGAACTCAGCTTTACCTGTATTTGCAAAACTGATGCAGAAAATGAACGCAGATTCAGAGTTCAACAATATCACTAACGCAAAATTTCAAACATTGCCTTCAGACCTGGCTGAATTGATGGAATGCCCTCCCGAAGAACGGGATAACTTTTTTGAGAG
Protein-coding regions in this window:
- a CDS encoding transglycosylase domain-containing protein; the encoded protein is MLATIKRNPRLKWALVILISLIALFFLFFGSIYFGMWGKIPSTKELTELEQNKATQVLASNGDLIGKFYIFDRQPIEFDQLPTHLIQALIATEDARFYEHDGIDNRSLLRVFFKSILLQDDSAGGGSTITLQLAKNIYGRRDFGMFGIVINKMQEAVIAKRLENIYSKDEIIQLYFNTVPFSDNTYGIESASLKFFNKHTSELNMEEAAVLVGMLKASHYYNPRIFPERSRLRRDVVLMQMAKYNYLSETEAEEAKMRPLILDYKSYSNNKGVAPYFREQVRKDVSKILDTLKNTDGQKYNIYRDGLIVHTTLNYEMQLLAEEAMIEHMSELQVEHENSYGNYAPWIRNKDILNAAIKRSERYQDLQKEGFDESEILKKMEQKHPTELFEYTGMETRNVSSIDSISHYLKFLNSGLLAVSPENGAVQAWVGGVDFRFFKYDHVAQSKRQVGSTFKPFVYTAALENGMDPCSYFSVREVTYEDGWTPSNSSSEGDDPNMNYNLKTALSRSMNTIAVKVLMETGIGNVISQARSMGIESDLPQVPSIALGTASLNLGELTSAYTSFVNNGHYSKPYYITKIEDGKGNLLAEFKPEVSKTRAFSEDTRKIMLNMMQATVNEGTATRLRYKYGLQNDIAGKTGTTQDNKDGWFVGITPQLVCVTWVGADDHRIGFRNTAIGQGANSALPVFAKLMQKMNADSEFNNITNAKFQTLPSDLAELMECPPEERDNFFERLFSGKKDKRSNNNQGNKKEEKKKGFFKRLFGGKDDN